The DNA window TCCGTTCGGCCCGCGTTGTTGTAACCGTCGCTGGTTTTTCTGCTGGTTTGTGTGGACTCCTGCCAAATGCACCTATTTTTTCACTCGGTATCCAACCCAAGTCATCGAAGCATTCGTCAAGATCTGCTATAGTCGTGTAAGACATAAAACCTCCGTTAACAGTTGTTATGTTTACAAGTTGATCGGTGCTCGTTACACCGATCAACTTGGGTCAAGGGGCTAGCGTGCAAACGTTAGCCCTTTTTCTTTTGCCGTTTCCTCTTCTCTCCTTCTGTTCCTCGCTACACCCTGCGATCCAAACGAATCTCGGATCCTGTCCATATCCCATTCCTGGTGATTGCTGCTCTTCCACTCCTTTGGCCGAAAATACCATTGTTGCTTCTTGGGCGCCCACTTCCCACCTGCTGCTTTGATGGTGTCCTTGTGCGGTTTGGTATCTCCTGACAGCCACACCCACGATCCACATACCTCAATAAGGATTCCATCCAATATCAGCATTGCGTTGATAAATGCGCTTAATGCCTCCACATAATGGATGTCATCACTGTATTTATTTGATACCGGACGGGTCCAATCCAATTTCTGTATGTAATCCCAAGCAGCGTTTAAAGCTTTCGCAATCTCCAGCCCTGCCGGGTTTCGGTCTGGGTGGTATTTCATCATCATCGAACGGTAGGCGTTCTTGCATTGTTTTAGTGTGATGTTGTCGCCGATGATTCCCAATAGATTTAAAGCATCTTTTAATATCATGGCCATGCCCTCCTACTCGATAACAGGAAACCCACGCGAGCGTCTGATTCCAACAGTTGCCCCGGATGGGTTACACATTTTCAAAGAGCGGAGGATGAAACTTGTCAACCTCATAACTGAGTATAGTGCCGGTTAGAAGATTTTCAAGGAGAAATCAAATATAAAATCTCAACAAAATCAACGAGTTAAAACTATTTTACATCAACAAAATCAGCAACATACAATTACATATCTATTCTATAAAACCACTGGATTGTTTATTTATTGAGGCCGTAACCTGGATCGGACCAATTAAATTAACCACGACCGGGGCATTTTCTCTCCTAGTGCTCGTCTTTGCTTTTGACTGTTTCTAATGAGCCTTTTACCGAGGGACTCTCTTGGGATCTGGTACAGGGATGTACCGATTGCGGCATCTAAACGCTGAAACGTGGCAAACGACACGATTGGGCCGCAATCAACAGGGAGTACCGCGCAGGTTTGACACATCCGAAGGACGAAGCACCAAGAGAACCTAACGGACAGGGAGAAACCGCCCCACCCTATTCGACATCTTTGCCTTTGACTGGCTTTGGATTGTTTCTAATGCCTTCGCGCCTTTTACCGACGCGCACAGGGACGTGCGCACGCCGCGTTTGCGCCGGGAGCGCAAGCGGCGGGTCCCTGACCAACAATTGTTTGACGTATCAGCGAGCAGTTCAGATCGTTTTGTTACTAGTCAAATGAACAAATAAATCATTAAACACTCGCGTAACTACTGTCATTTGGCTGGAGGACATAAACGAGGCAGCCGAGTTATTGCGCGGCTAAATTGCTAACGCCTGGCTGTAGGACATAAACGAGGCAACCGAGTTATTGCGCGGCTAAATTGCTAACGCCTGGCTGTAGGACATAAACGAGGCAACCGAGTTATTGCGTAGCTAAATTGCTAACGCCGAGGCAAAGGAGACAGAAGAGGCAATCGGAAGT is part of the Gammaproteobacteria bacterium genome and encodes:
- a CDS encoding DnaJ domain protein, which translates into the protein MILKDALNLLGIIGDNITLKQCKNAYRSMMMKYHPDRNPAGLEIAKALNAAWDYIQKLDWTRPVSNKYSDDIHYVEALSAFINAMLILDGILIEVCGSWVWLSGDTKPHKDTIKAAGGKWAPKKQQWYFRPKEWKSSNHQEWDMDRIRDSFGSQGVARNRRREEETAKEKGLTFAR
- a CDS encoding hypothetical protein (Evidence 5 : Unknown function); its protein translation is MSYTTIADLDECFDDLGWIPSEKIGAFGRSPHKPAEKPATVTTTRAERINATLRQMGVFFDSHREMPQ